Proteins encoded in a region of the Pirellulaceae bacterium genome:
- a CDS encoding PEP-CTERM sorting domain-containing protein, with translation MKMLVFFSAAFATLACTAVTFGQINYEVPFHTPTIDGIVTAEEMSRQLPTFIGYPEIEETGGTLVVAQSGTEHENVSATFYTSWDETNLYISAVALDNTPYYDCCDSGGPMNANDIIQPMFNPNNDHDAFFPPDPGGGPGAIYDVAVETRDEFGPDIYRHGALFKDGQRDQILDGGLAGTIQVDANGDQIGYTLELALPWSIAMDDVNPAYIPQVGDEHGYGFLMIGEEFGSDPTLLWDAGEGVNTIGDLTTWNQMTLVPQIGDPCDYDGDGSLGLGDVNILSAAIFAGDTDSKFDVNDDSRVDRDDLNFFIGDSSKLNTWIGDANLDGEFNSSDLVRVFSGGKYETDGPATWDEGDWTADRVFNSGDMVAAFSDGGYEKGLKSPAAVPEPSAIIIAGIGLLAVLRFRSIRS, from the coding sequence ATGAAGATGCTTGTTTTTTTTTCCGCTGCATTTGCTACACTCGCTTGCACAGCCGTCACCTTCGGGCAAATTAACTACGAGGTTCCATTTCACACACCGACGATCGATGGGATCGTCACCGCTGAGGAAATGTCGCGACAGTTACCAACCTTTATTGGGTATCCCGAAATTGAGGAAACGGGTGGTACGCTAGTTGTCGCGCAATCGGGAACCGAGCACGAGAATGTCAGTGCGACATTCTACACTTCCTGGGATGAAACCAATCTTTATATCTCGGCCGTCGCATTGGACAACACACCATACTATGACTGCTGCGATTCCGGCGGTCCAATGAATGCGAATGACATCATTCAGCCCATGTTCAATCCCAATAATGATCACGATGCCTTTTTCCCTCCCGACCCGGGAGGTGGTCCCGGAGCGATCTATGACGTTGCCGTGGAAACCCGGGATGAATTTGGGCCAGACATCTATCGACATGGTGCTCTCTTCAAAGACGGTCAGCGTGATCAAATCCTTGATGGCGGGCTGGCTGGCACGATTCAGGTCGATGCAAACGGCGATCAGATCGGGTACACGTTGGAGCTCGCACTACCTTGGTCGATCGCCATGGATGACGTTAATCCAGCCTACATCCCTCAAGTGGGTGACGAGCATGGTTATGGATTCTTGATGATTGGCGAAGAGTTTGGCAGTGACCCAACGCTCCTGTGGGATGCAGGCGAAGGCGTGAACACGATTGGCGATCTGACGACATGGAATCAAATGACATTGGTGCCTCAGATTGGCGATCCATGCGATTATGATGGCGATGGTTCGCTGGGATTGGGTGACGTCAACATTCTTTCCGCTGCCATTTTCGCCGGAGACACCGATAGCAAGTTCGATGTGAACGACGATTCACGCGTCGACCGAGACGATCTGAACTTCTTTATTGGTGACAGCAGTAAGTTAAACACCTGGATCGGCGACGCCAATTTGGATGGTGAGTTCAACTCGTCTGACCTGGTCAGAGTGTTTAGTGGCGGTAAATACGAGACAGATGGTCCGGCCACTTGGGATGAAGGTGATTGGACCGCCGACCGCGTATTCAATTCGGGTGATATGGTCGCCGCATTTTCCGATGGTGGATACGAAAAAGGTCTGAAGTCGCCAGCTGCAGTACCGGAACCATCCGCCATAATTATCGCTGGAATTGGTTTACTCGCCGTCTTACGTTTTCGATCAATTCGATCATAG
- a CDS encoding PLP-dependent transferase, with amino-acid sequence MSQDKAAPGYQRPGNLRNPTVSALLRKVMEIEGSEAAIGGPCGMGIISQTYMALLKPGDRVVAHRCNYDWVMTLFRDYLPGWGIEIEFVNLTDPENLVKSLKAKPAKFVHWEPYVNPTMEVLDTPSLIKIAKEAGAMVVVDNTWLTPYLLQPFRIDADLVIHSVTNYMGGHGNAMGGVISGQKSLVNKIGKSQNWLGGLMRPMDAFLVTQGIKTLPLRMQQHCRSAQVVAEFLESHPAVVQVRYGGLPARNRQAESSSLKGFGGMLGVEWKMDAVHRNLGKHVKLILNATSLDDPVTRITPRKEEKSRGISPPFTRVSIGPEEPEDLIVDFQQAIQKCS; translated from the coding sequence ATCAGCCAGGATAAGGCTGCACCCGGCTACCAGCGGCCGGGCAATCTCCGCAATCCGACCGTGTCAGCGTTGTTACGCAAAGTCATGGAAATCGAAGGGAGCGAGGCGGCGATTGGAGGGCCTTGCGGAATGGGGATCATTTCGCAGACCTATATGGCGTTGCTCAAACCGGGCGATCGTGTGGTGGCTCACCGCTGCAACTACGACTGGGTGATGACGTTATTCCGCGATTACTTGCCGGGTTGGGGCATCGAGATTGAGTTTGTGAACCTGACCGATCCCGAGAACCTCGTGAAATCGCTGAAGGCGAAGCCTGCTAAATTTGTCCATTGGGAACCCTATGTGAATCCAACGATGGAGGTTTTGGATACGCCGTCTTTGATTAAGATAGCCAAAGAAGCCGGCGCGATGGTGGTCGTGGACAACACTTGGTTGACGCCCTACCTGTTGCAGCCCTTCCGAATTGATGCCGACCTGGTGATTCACAGCGTCACGAATTACATGGGCGGTCATGGAAACGCTATGGGAGGCGTAATCTCTGGCCAGAAATCCCTTGTGAATAAGATCGGAAAATCGCAAAACTGGTTGGGTGGCTTGATGCGGCCGATGGATGCCTTTCTTGTTACGCAAGGAATAAAGACTCTGCCTCTGCGAATGCAACAACACTGCCGCAGCGCTCAGGTCGTCGCTGAGTTTCTCGAGTCGCATCCGGCAGTTGTTCAGGTACGTTATGGAGGTTTACCCGCTCGGAACCGACAGGCGGAATCGAGCTCTCTCAAGGGGTTCGGCGGCATGCTGGGCGTTGAATGGAAGATGGATGCGGTACATCGAAACTTGGGCAAGCACGTTAAGTTGATTCTGAATGCCACGAGCTTGGATGATCCGGTTACAAGGATCACGCCGCGCAAAGAGGAAAAGTCGCGCGGTATCTCCCCGCCGTTCACTCGTGTGTCGATCGGGCCGGAAGAGCCGGAAGATTTGATTGTCGACTTCCAGCAAGCGATTCAGAAATGCAGTTAG
- a CDS encoding Dabb family protein, with the protein MKKARRNDLRLASLMSLGLLAFALTGAVSATEKGDAVTETKAKNLKEERGKFVHLFYFKFKEDVPDEEIAELMKELVNSTKKIPVVKEFMVGKNVARRTHGFQYGEIAIFEKKADLKIFERHPEHQKLVRKILPKLVHGVSMDFVPIDGDALAEDHISTASDASEEKPKSPKQKFIHAFCFKFKNDAPEEEVAGLMQELAHSKEHIPVLQEFMVGKNVARNGHGFQYGEIAVFDNKEDLEVFERHPEHRKLVPKIIPHLEMGIAMDFEPIEN; encoded by the coding sequence ATGAAGAAAGCTCGTCGGAATGATTTGCGACTTGCAAGTCTCATGTCGCTCGGTCTGTTGGCGTTCGCTTTGACTGGCGCCGTATCGGCTACTGAAAAAGGCGATGCAGTCACCGAAACCAAAGCAAAAAATCTGAAAGAGGAACGCGGAAAATTTGTCCACCTCTTCTATTTCAAGTTCAAAGAAGATGTTCCTGATGAAGAAATCGCTGAACTGATGAAAGAACTCGTGAATTCGACGAAAAAAATACCGGTCGTCAAAGAATTCATGGTCGGTAAAAATGTAGCTCGTCGAACACACGGTTTTCAATATGGAGAGATCGCGATTTTCGAAAAGAAAGCAGACCTGAAAATCTTTGAACGCCATCCCGAACATCAAAAGCTCGTCCGCAAAATCCTGCCAAAACTAGTCCACGGAGTCTCGATGGATTTTGTACCGATTGATGGTGATGCATTGGCCGAAGATCACATCTCGACCGCATCCGATGCGAGTGAAGAGAAACCAAAAAGCCCCAAACAAAAGTTTATTCATGCCTTTTGCTTCAAATTCAAAAATGATGCTCCTGAAGAAGAGGTCGCTGGACTGATGCAGGAACTTGCGCATTCGAAGGAACACATACCCGTCCTCCAAGAGTTTATGGTCGGTAAAAACGTGGCTCGAAACGGGCACGGTTTCCAATACGGCGAAATTGCGGTGTTTGACAACAAAGAAGACCTCGAGGTCTTTGAGCGTCATCCGGAACATCGGAAGCTCGTACCAAAAATCATCCCACATCTTGAAATGGGAATCGCGATGGATTTTGAACCAATCGAGAATTAA
- a CDS encoding DUF1501 domain-containing protein, producing MLTILGQQSRYCDGLSRRSFLRIGSLGLGGASLTQLLRAEQRQGIDRSHKSVIMILLPGGPPQLDMFDMKPAAPVEIRGEFKPIRTNVSGIQITELMPRTAALMDKFVVVRSLHGARDDHNLHQCLTGWETHPLQGDSQPFGQFPQGGWPSIGAAVSKIQGSVTPAVPSFVSLSPKNAESTTRASLNQAGFLGIGHAGFEPNRRRRTDVIYKSGVSGDALRKQQESSADIVLNDISLSRLADRQKLHRSIDKLRRDLDSSGALEGMDAVQSQAFSILTSSRLGAALDWRREEHSLRREYGISDSEIPVNGGPELLKQFIVARRLVEAGVRCVTLAFSPWPLERESRGGHNWDWHQGNFAKARFTIPMLDMGLSALVRDLDNRGMLDDVSIVVWGEFGRSPRINKDAGRDHWPQAASALLAGGGMQTGQVIGSTDAHASEPKERPVHYREVFATLYQNLGIPPSSLVLQDRDGRPHQIVGGAKPIGEII from the coding sequence ATGCTGACAATCCTTGGTCAACAAAGCAGGTATTGTGACGGCTTATCACGCCGCAGTTTCTTACGAATCGGCAGTCTTGGGCTAGGGGGAGCGTCCTTGACTCAGCTGTTACGTGCGGAGCAAAGGCAGGGGATTGACCGTTCGCACAAGTCGGTCATTATGATCCTTTTGCCCGGTGGCCCACCGCAGCTGGATATGTTTGACATGAAGCCAGCCGCGCCGGTTGAGATTCGTGGTGAGTTCAAGCCGATTCGTACAAACGTGTCTGGAATCCAGATCACCGAACTCATGCCGCGGACTGCCGCGCTGATGGACAAGTTTGTCGTTGTTCGATCTCTACACGGCGCTCGCGATGATCACAATCTTCATCAGTGTCTTACCGGTTGGGAAACTCATCCACTCCAAGGAGATTCACAGCCCTTTGGGCAGTTTCCGCAGGGAGGTTGGCCTTCGATTGGGGCGGCCGTTTCCAAGATTCAGGGGTCGGTGACTCCAGCGGTGCCGTCCTTTGTTAGCCTGTCGCCAAAGAATGCGGAATCGACAACGCGAGCTTCGCTGAACCAAGCAGGTTTTCTCGGCATTGGGCACGCGGGGTTTGAACCCAACCGGCGACGGCGAACCGATGTTATTTACAAGTCCGGAGTGAGCGGCGACGCGTTACGTAAGCAACAAGAATCGTCTGCGGATATCGTACTCAACGATATTTCGCTAAGTCGACTGGCGGATCGTCAAAAACTTCATCGCAGCATCGACAAACTTCGACGTGACTTGGATAGTAGTGGGGCGTTGGAGGGGATGGATGCTGTTCAGTCGCAGGCGTTTTCGATATTGACCTCAAGTAGGCTGGGAGCTGCTCTCGATTGGCGACGGGAAGAGCACTCGCTCCGCCGAGAATACGGAATCAGTGATTCGGAGATTCCGGTCAACGGGGGTCCTGAATTGCTGAAACAGTTTATTGTGGCTCGCCGTTTGGTGGAAGCAGGAGTCCGCTGCGTCACCCTTGCGTTTAGCCCGTGGCCGCTTGAACGGGAAAGTCGCGGTGGCCACAACTGGGATTGGCACCAGGGTAACTTTGCGAAGGCTCGATTTACGATACCCATGCTCGATATGGGCCTGAGCGCCTTGGTTCGTGACCTCGACAATCGTGGGATGTTGGACGATGTGTCGATTGTGGTCTGGGGAGAATTTGGACGGAGTCCGCGAATCAACAAGGACGCGGGTCGCGACCACTGGCCTCAAGCTGCATCGGCCCTGCTCGCCGGTGGCGGCATGCAAACTGGCCAGGTTATCGGTTCCACCGATGCGCATGCGAGTGAACCCAAGGAGCGCCCCGTCCACTATCGAGAGGTCTTCGCAACTCTCTACCAGAACCTGGGCATTCCACCAAGCAGTCTGGTTTTGCAAGATCGTGATGGGAGACCGCATCAAATCGTCGGCGGTGCAAAACCGATTGGCGAAATTATTTAA
- a CDS encoding metal-sulfur cluster assembly factor, whose protein sequence is MANPNVPRKRRVESLEEKVQMLRRAYASNRFDLVESLADSIKDSIQFDRQSAVSSVETKPWVRKSMPTSALTKPWAEWAEGWMRCKPIRLFETVGIERPREPVELFLGFDDDEITDPHREIRIARVEQNSTLSEVPSQILEDVRLSDGGRGCKLAFLANVDCHSEATYLIFYGNPYAELPNYVTDLETRGEQWKLDIENEFFVAQMSSQMGQLERLISKRQHGLELYAGGKGHGEPPTIDWAHDYVEEGGYQKLRMKNWSECRNFHVIRGPVCTQIRRWGFPWSPIHPLISPARFHMDVTYSFWSGLPTFFKESSMEALVDFRIEAMRDDEWVFSGYSYTKSLWIDAAGKLHEGPVPSEHQRNLWGVGFANETSRDAFIALWLEHQVEGREQISHGGTPTLQYDGHGQLWSRYPAEKTDLSAGTTFTQRNAYTLFSWEDNAHRQVEQERHRWMNPLQVSTDMFQPVQRAASHGRLARDGETSATAGPKDRIWKALKEVKDDQLYGVDGNIVDLGYVYDVRFRAGVASVIVTMPHRGRPVHDFLVTQGGGRVTEGIQERLMRVPGVKSVAVSLEWNPAWSVARLTADGRKAVGWNE, encoded by the coding sequence ATGGCCAATCCGAATGTGCCTCGAAAACGCCGTGTCGAATCGTTAGAAGAAAAGGTGCAGATGCTCCGTCGTGCCTATGCTTCGAATCGTTTCGATTTGGTCGAATCGCTTGCGGACTCGATTAAGGATTCGATTCAATTCGATCGGCAGAGTGCAGTCTCTTCTGTCGAGACAAAACCTTGGGTGCGGAAATCCATGCCGACGAGCGCGCTGACGAAACCCTGGGCCGAGTGGGCCGAAGGATGGATGCGCTGCAAGCCGATCAGGTTGTTTGAAACGGTGGGGATCGAACGTCCACGCGAACCTGTCGAGTTGTTTCTCGGCTTCGACGATGATGAAATCACCGATCCACATCGTGAAATTCGAATTGCTCGTGTTGAACAAAACTCGACGCTAAGCGAAGTGCCGTCTCAAATATTGGAGGACGTTCGACTGTCAGATGGGGGACGCGGCTGCAAATTGGCCTTTCTCGCGAACGTCGACTGTCACAGTGAAGCGACTTACTTGATTTTTTACGGAAATCCATATGCTGAACTCCCTAACTACGTAACCGATTTGGAGACTCGGGGCGAACAGTGGAAGCTGGATATCGAAAACGAGTTTTTCGTTGCTCAAATGTCGAGTCAGATGGGGCAACTCGAACGACTTATTTCAAAACGTCAACACGGACTGGAACTCTACGCTGGCGGAAAAGGGCATGGGGAGCCACCCACGATCGACTGGGCTCACGATTATGTCGAGGAGGGTGGTTATCAAAAACTGCGAATGAAGAATTGGTCTGAGTGCCGTAACTTTCACGTCATTCGAGGACCCGTGTGTACACAAATTCGCCGCTGGGGTTTTCCTTGGAGCCCAATCCATCCGCTGATCAGCCCGGCTCGATTCCACATGGATGTGACCTATTCGTTTTGGTCTGGATTGCCGACGTTTTTCAAAGAATCGAGTATGGAAGCGTTGGTTGACTTTCGCATTGAAGCGATGCGAGATGATGAATGGGTTTTCTCAGGGTACTCGTATACGAAGTCGCTTTGGATCGACGCAGCTGGGAAATTGCATGAAGGGCCTGTCCCGAGTGAGCATCAAAGAAATCTTTGGGGTGTCGGTTTCGCTAACGAAACAAGCCGCGATGCATTCATCGCTTTGTGGTTAGAGCACCAAGTGGAAGGGCGGGAGCAGATCAGTCATGGAGGGACTCCCACACTTCAATACGACGGACACGGACAGCTCTGGTCACGGTATCCAGCCGAAAAGACAGATCTGTCGGCTGGCACAACGTTTACACAGCGAAATGCATACACGCTGTTCTCATGGGAAGACAATGCCCATCGCCAAGTGGAACAAGAACGTCATCGCTGGATGAATCCTCTCCAAGTCAGTACCGACATGTTCCAGCCTGTTCAACGAGCAGCGAGCCACGGGCGGCTTGCCCGCGATGGCGAAACATCAGCGACCGCTGGCCCGAAAGATCGAATTTGGAAAGCGTTAAAAGAAGTTAAAGACGATCAGCTCTACGGCGTTGATGGCAACATCGTCGATCTCGGCTACGTCTACGATGTTCGATTTCGAGCAGGAGTTGCTTCCGTTATCGTGACGATGCCCCACCGTGGAAGACCCGTTCATGACTTCCTGGTCACTCAAGGTGGAGGACGCGTCACGGAAGGAATACAAGAGCGATTGATGCGCGTGCCAGGCGTGAAGTCTGTTGCCGTATCACTTGAGTGGAACCCAGCATGGTCGGTCGCCAGGCTGACCGCCGACGGACGCAAAGCGGTTGGTTGGAATGAGTAG
- a CDS encoding VCBS repeat-containing protein, whose amino-acid sequence MRIIWSLLAMLLLTINATAEPWERHTIDRSSIGADGVRLMDVNGDGLFDVATGWEEGGVVRAYLNPGPKESKAEWPSVTVGRVKNAEDAVFFDVDNDGAIDIVSCCEGKTKTIFVHWAPKDKTNYLDESAWKTEAFPVTANKASWMFAMPMQMDGKGGVDLVVASKGKVGSGVVGWLEAPKNLRDSKAWKFHHLAQASWIMSLRKTDMDGDGDLDILASDRKGENSRVFWLENPNAVDKWKEHVIGAVGEQVMFLDIADLNGDGRREIVVPVPKRDFIILSPPKDLREKWQERRISFPTRYGTSKAARIVDVDGDGKMDIVGTCEHADNELSGVFWLSHSQSSTDKQWTDHDIGGPLGIKYDRIEMIDVDGDGDLDLMSCEERDQLGVFWYENPTK is encoded by the coding sequence ATGAGAATCATCTGGTCGCTGTTGGCGATGTTGTTGCTGACGATTAACGCCACTGCGGAACCCTGGGAACGGCACACCATCGATCGATCGTCGATAGGTGCGGATGGCGTGCGTCTCATGGATGTCAACGGTGATGGCTTGTTTGACGTGGCCACCGGTTGGGAGGAAGGCGGCGTGGTGCGTGCCTATCTCAACCCCGGTCCGAAAGAGTCCAAAGCTGAATGGCCGTCGGTAACCGTTGGCAGGGTGAAGAACGCCGAGGACGCTGTTTTTTTCGATGTCGACAATGACGGAGCGATCGACATTGTCAGCTGTTGCGAGGGCAAAACCAAAACGATTTTTGTGCACTGGGCCCCGAAGGACAAAACCAACTATCTGGACGAGTCGGCCTGGAAGACGGAAGCCTTTCCGGTGACCGCGAACAAAGCATCGTGGATGTTTGCTATGCCAATGCAGATGGACGGCAAGGGGGGCGTGGATTTGGTCGTCGCCTCCAAGGGGAAAGTGGGTAGCGGTGTTGTTGGCTGGCTTGAGGCGCCGAAGAATCTGCGGGATTCGAAGGCCTGGAAGTTTCATCACTTGGCTCAGGCCAGCTGGATCATGAGTTTGCGCAAGACGGATATGGACGGAGACGGGGATCTGGATATCCTGGCGTCGGACCGCAAGGGCGAGAACTCGCGCGTCTTCTGGTTGGAGAACCCGAACGCTGTCGACAAGTGGAAGGAGCATGTGATCGGTGCGGTAGGCGAGCAGGTAATGTTTCTTGACATTGCCGATCTCAACGGCGACGGGCGTCGCGAGATTGTGGTGCCGGTACCGAAGCGGGATTTTATTATTCTGTCACCGCCCAAGGATCTTAGGGAGAAATGGCAGGAGCGTCGAATCAGCTTCCCTACGAGATACGGCACCTCCAAGGCGGCTCGCATCGTGGATGTGGATGGCGATGGGAAGATGGATATCGTTGGCACTTGCGAGCATGCCGACAACGAACTCTCGGGCGTGTTCTGGTTAAGTCATTCCCAATCCTCAACGGACAAGCAGTGGACGGACCATGACATTGGTGGACCGCTCGGGATAAAATACGACCGGATCGAAATGATTGACGTCGACGGTGACGGCGACCTTGATCTGATGAGTTGCGAGGAACGCGATCAATTAGGCGTCTTCTGGTACGAGAACCCAACGAAATGA
- a CDS encoding sulfatase-like hydrolase/transferase: MNLMRFNTFALLILKFLLCFGAAGDALAVDRKPASPRRANIVLIMADDLGYECLGSYGGTSYRTPNLDALAVSGMRFTNCFSTPKCSPSRVTLMTGRYTLRTTTTWGLLPRNEITFGRVLHEAGYATALAGKWQMILQKTDPGHVRRFGFQESAVWAWHEGPRYYEPMLYHNDTIMQNTKDKYGPDLYCDFLIDFIETNQEQPFLAYYPMALTHWPKKDEPAGPNGKHLNFKGMVEEMDRQVGKLTAVLDRLGLRENTLILFTGDNGTPTNVTSIVNGKKLKGGKGKLTDAGTRVPLLASWPGTIKAGSLNTDLVDFTDFMPTLAELAGTAVPQDRVIDGQSFVAALKGKNLTPRQWVYTWWSGKEWLRDNDWKLYADGRLFHMKEDSDEAGPINVNGDDVAANAAREKLARLMADLKKSAVDERQ; the protein is encoded by the coding sequence ATGAATTTAATGCGTTTCAACACTTTCGCACTTTTGATTTTGAAATTTTTACTTTGCTTTGGAGCGGCAGGCGATGCATTGGCCGTCGATCGTAAGCCTGCCTCGCCACGGCGGGCGAACATCGTGCTGATCATGGCAGATGATCTGGGCTACGAATGCCTGGGCAGCTATGGCGGCACTTCCTACAGGACCCCGAACCTTGACGCGCTGGCCGTGTCGGGGATGCGATTCACCAACTGTTTCTCCACTCCGAAATGCAGTCCCTCGCGGGTGACGCTCATGACCGGGCGTTACACACTGCGTACGACCACGACCTGGGGCCTGCTACCTAGGAACGAAATCACCTTTGGCCGTGTGTTGCACGAGGCAGGCTACGCCACGGCGCTGGCGGGCAAGTGGCAAATGATCTTGCAAAAGACGGATCCCGGGCATGTGCGCCGCTTCGGTTTTCAGGAGAGCGCGGTCTGGGCCTGGCACGAGGGACCGCGCTACTACGAACCGATGCTCTATCACAACGACACGATCATGCAGAATACAAAGGATAAGTACGGGCCGGATTTGTACTGCGATTTTCTCATCGATTTCATCGAAACCAACCAGGAACAGCCCTTCTTGGCCTACTACCCTATGGCCTTGACCCACTGGCCCAAGAAAGATGAGCCGGCCGGCCCCAACGGGAAGCATCTGAACTTCAAGGGAATGGTGGAAGAGATGGATCGGCAAGTCGGCAAGCTGACGGCAGTCCTCGACCGCTTGGGGCTGCGTGAGAACACCCTGATTCTTTTTACGGGTGACAACGGGACGCCGACGAATGTGACCTCCATTGTGAATGGCAAGAAGCTGAAAGGCGGCAAAGGCAAGTTGACGGATGCCGGCACCCGTGTGCCGTTGCTCGCGAGCTGGCCGGGCACGATTAAGGCTGGGTCGCTGAACACGGATCTGGTTGACTTCACGGATTTCATGCCGACTCTGGCGGAACTAGCAGGGACGGCGGTGCCTCAAGACAGAGTGATCGACGGGCAGAGTTTCGTGGCGGCCTTGAAAGGGAAGAATCTGACGCCGCGTCAGTGGGTCTACACCTGGTGGAGCGGCAAGGAATGGCTGCGCGACAACGACTGGAAGCTCTACGCCGACGGCCGTCTCTTTCACATGAAAGAGGATTCGGATGAGGCGGGTCCGATTAACGTGAATGGCGATGACGTAGCCGCGAATGCGGCACGCGAAAAATTGGCGAGGCTAATGGCCGATCTGAAAAAAAGTGCTGTCGACGAGCGGCAATAA
- a CDS encoding TauD/TfdA family dioxygenase: MLKNRFLTKSECVSEVKKFPVVMCPEDNQSFENTAKEIADRKIELLTSLHESGALLFRNCNIKSHENFVRILEMLDISPCDNHEYYGEVMRDNLGAVKGVMDVTFSSNSSVIIPHTEAFYWFKQPKYISFFCEETNCRYGETPLFNCVEILRDIPDELLNKLKDKKILMEFRFSSGPSSISSNNSGWQKKNTWQRAFGTEDRSIVEAILNRDDVEFKWEASGSLFVGVHVKLISTHPKTGERCFRGILYPSNNNRNFMIKNYIRPRMGWLHYLNLSLRDLHRNIKMKINRIDARDCLWVARLVGASLSKREKDILTNAYFKNVSIFRWRSDDMILIDNVKVGHARLNVDSTRKIKIYIGRYFDQSEIG, encoded by the coding sequence ATGTTAAAGAACAGATTCTTAACGAAGAGTGAATGTGTCTCTGAAGTGAAAAAGTTTCCAGTCGTGATGTGCCCCGAAGACAATCAATCATTCGAAAACACAGCGAAAGAAATCGCTGATCGAAAAATTGAGTTACTTACCTCACTACACGAGAGTGGCGCTCTTCTATTTAGAAATTGCAATATCAAAAGTCATGAGAATTTTGTCCGCATTCTAGAAATGCTCGACATATCTCCCTGTGATAATCATGAATATTACGGGGAAGTGATGCGAGATAATTTAGGGGCTGTAAAGGGCGTTATGGATGTCACTTTTTCGTCCAATTCGTCCGTAATCATTCCGCACACGGAAGCATTCTATTGGTTCAAACAACCCAAATACATTTCTTTCTTCTGTGAGGAGACGAACTGCAGGTATGGAGAGACACCACTGTTCAACTGTGTTGAAATCCTACGGGACATTCCGGATGAATTGTTAAATAAACTAAAAGACAAGAAGATTTTGATGGAATTCAGGTTTTCTTCAGGCCCATCGTCGATCAGTTCAAATAATTCGGGATGGCAAAAGAAAAACACCTGGCAGAGAGCGTTTGGCACAGAAGATCGATCGATTGTGGAAGCGATTCTGAACCGTGACGATGTCGAATTCAAATGGGAAGCGAGCGGATCCTTATTTGTAGGCGTACATGTCAAGTTGATCTCAACGCATCCGAAGACAGGTGAGCGTTGCTTCAGGGGAATCTTGTATCCTTCGAACAATAACCGAAACTTTATGATCAAAAATTACATTCGACCGAGGATGGGATGGCTACATTATTTGAACCTATCTCTTCGAGATTTGCATCGAAATATTAAGATGAAGATCAATCGCATCGATGCCCGCGACTGTCTATGGGTTGCTCGCCTCGTCGGGGCAAGTCTGTCGAAGCGGGAGAAGGATATTTTGACGAATGCATACTTTAAGAATGTATCGATTTTTCGGTGGAGATCGGATGACATGATCCTGATCGATAATGTGAAAGTCGGGCACGCGAGGCTAAACGTGGATTCGACGAGAAAAATCAAGATTTACATTGGCCGATATTTTGACCAGTCAGAGATTGGCTGA
- a CDS encoding sulfatase-like hydrolase/transferase: MTTKLVMIFCGLLGATLSVSAAERPNILFVITEQNYADVMSCVMGDRYVKTPHLDALAKRGMRFDCAYVSNPICVPSRNSIFSGYYPFETGLQSNAKKPLPAQMVCMGKHFKDAGYDTGYFGNLSNSCVISRILEIVFLRAVY; encoded by the coding sequence ATGACGACAAAACTAGTCATGATCTTTTGCGGATTACTTGGGGCTACGCTGTCAGTCTCGGCAGCCGAGCGTCCGAACATTTTGTTTGTCATCACCGAACAGAATTACGCGGATGTGATGAGCTGTGTGATGGGTGATCGCTATGTCAAAACGCCGCACCTGGATGCATTGGCAAAACGAGGGATGCGTTTTGATTGTGCCTACGTGTCGAACCCAATTTGTGTGCCCTCGCGAAACTCAATCTTCAGCGGTTACTACCCATTTGAAACCGGCCTGCAATCCAACGCTAAAAAACCGTTGCCAGCGCAGATGGTTTGCATGGGAAAACATTTCAAGGATGCTGGATATGACACGGGCTATTTTGGTAATCTGAGCAATTCTTGTGTTATTTCAAGAATTCTTGAAATCGTGTTCCTTCGAGCCGTTTACTAA